CAAACGGGCGACATCGGGAGCGGAGTGGACAATAAACCAGGGGTCCACAGCAATGCAGTGTCCGCCCACACCCGGGCCTGGATTAAGAATGCTAACCCGAGGGTGCTTGTTCGCGAGCCTAATCAGCTCCCAAACATTAATGCCTATTTGATCGCAGATCAGCGACAGTTCATTCGCGAAACCGATATTGACGTCGCGGAAGGCGTTTTCCGTCAACTTCGTCATTTCAGCCGTTCTGGAATCCGTGACAAAACATTCACCTCGGACAAACGTCTCATAAAATCTGCGGGCTTTGGAAGAGCATTCTAGTGTCATGCCACCGATGACACGGTCGTTCTTAACCAGTTCGGTGATAATGCTGCCCGGAAGGACTCGCTCCGGGCAATAGGCCACGTTGACGTCTGGTTGCGCGCAGGACTCGTGAGGAAAAGCCAGATCCGGCCTGAGCTCTGAAAGCCAAGCAGCCATTTTCTCAGTCGTACCGACCGGCGAGGTCGATTCCAGGATGATGAGTGAACCTGGACGAAGTACGTCGGCGATCGAGCGGGAGGCCTGCTCCACAAATCTCAGATCGGGCTCGTTTCCATCTTTGAAGGGTGTCGGGACGGCAATCACGAAAACATCGGAAGGCTGCGCCGTTGCGGATGCACGCAAGCGGCCTTCACTAACCACTCCTTGCACTAGGCCGGCAAGATCAGTCTCTACGATATGAATCTGGCCGCGATTGATGAGTTCGACAACGTCAGCGTTTACATCAACGCCGACAACCTCATGTCCCACGCTTGCAAGAACGGCCGCGGTGGGCAGCCCGATATACCCCAGCCCAATGACCGACACCTTCAACTTAGGAAAACTCATATTGTCCCAAATCCCCTTCAATTACACGCATAATACGTCCGGACGCATGACCGTCACCATAGGGATTATGGGCCATGCTCATAGTTGCATAGTAAGAGGGATCCGTCAGAAGGCGTGAGGTTTCTTCGAAAATCTTATGTTCATCGACACCGACAAGGCGTACGGTTCCAGCAGTGACCGCCTCTGGTCGCTCGGTCGTATCCCGCATAACCAACACCGGCTTGCCAAGCGACGGCGCCTCCTCCTGAACACCGCCGGAATCAGTTATGATTATATGAGCACGGCTCATCAGCATCACGAAGGGCAGGTAGTCCATGGGCGGCACCAGATGAATGTTTGGAACCCCGTCCAGAAGCTCATGAACAGGCTTCATGACATTCGGATTCGGATGAACGGGGTAAACAATATCGGCGTTTTGCTCTGCTGCGATGCGCTTCAGAGCCCTGCAGACTGCCTGAATACCATTCCCAAAATTCTCACGTCGGTGTCCAGTAACTAGAACTAAATTTCGGCTAGTATTTACTAACCAAGGCATTGCAACGAACAGTTCGCTCAGAACAGATGGTTCCTTAGATATCTTGTCCACAATGCTCAAGAGTGCATCGATAACGGTATTTCCCGTGACCCAAACCCTCTCCGGAGAGACCTGCTCTTTTAGTAGATTTTCTCGGGCATTGAGGGTAGGTGCGAAATGAAGCGAAGCAAGCTGACCAACAAAACGTCTGTTCATTTCCTCCGGCCAAGGAGCATTAATGTTACCTGTTCTTAGACCAGCCTCTACGTGGCCCACTGGCACTTTGTTATAGAACCCCGCAAGTGCTGCTGCAAACGCGGACGTTGTATCACCGTGAACCAGAATAAGGTCCGGCTTTCGCTCACGAATTACTCCGCTCACGCCCTGAAGAACGGCCTCCGTCACGCTCTCCAAGGATTGATTGGATCGCATAATGTCTAAGTCAATGTCCGGTACAATTGAAAACAAGCTCAGCACCTGATCTAAAAGACCACGATGCTGACCCGTTACGCAGACTGTCACCTCGTACTTCCCTGACGATGTCAACTGCTTTACGACGGGAGACATTTTAATCGCTTCTGGGCGTGTTCCAAACACGACTAGGATTTTTTTGTAATTCACGCAGTTCCCCTGAGATCGCGACTGACAGACCAACAAGCGATTATCCAACACGCATCGTTGGAGTGCCCGTTATAAGCAATGTTTAGCTTGAACACGCCAAATTGCGTCCCGCGGATGGCCATACCCGCACTCATTAAACATGGATAGCAATTCCTGATAGTCCTCGATGTACACTTACGGCCATTAACCATAACGGAGCTCTTTGTTCCGGGTGCGTTCTATTTGCTTGCCGGAATACCATCTCCGGGCTAAGTCTGGGTTGTGCCGGATAAATCAAACGATCTCCGGAACTTAAGCGGCCCCCGATGGTGGTGGAACACCGAACGAGGGCCTGACCCGCAACCTTATCTGAGAAGGAATTGGGCTATGAAGACCCTTATCTGCTTCGCTTTCGTGATGGAAGCACTCCCTTATATGGATCCTGTTGATCCCTTATCAGATCGTGCCCTGCCGAGCAGGCGTCGTGCCTTTGCTGGCTGCGGTTCACCGTATGCGTTTCCGCAGGCCTGATCGAACAATTCTGACATTCGCAGGCATTTGTAATGGTCGAGCGCGCCGGATGGCGTCCTCAGCCGGGCCATGACTCTTGCGCTGATGTCACTCAACAACAGGATACATTAAATGAACAATACTGTTTCCGGTGCGGCTGCCGCACCAACCCATTCGCATGCCGTCAATCCGGATGTGCTGCATTCGAGGCTTGATGGATTGTGCAATCAGGTGCTGACATCGAGCTTCGGCTCGACCGCTCTGATGGACGCGCTTGCCTCAGGACTTTCCGACGTTTCCAGCCTGCTGCGCGGTGTGCCGGCAGCCGAAGGTCGCCTCATCGAGCGTGGCATTCAGATGATCGCGGGGCTTAATCCCGACCTTGTCGTGCTGACGGAGAACATTCGCCTGCCAGTCAGCAAGGCAGCTCTCGATGTCGTCGAGCGCAACGATCCTCGCCATTATGCATCACTGACGCTGGATGCCGATAGCGGTGGTCGGCGGGGCTACACGCCAGATATGATCATCGTGAACCGGGGCTCTAAGGTTGCACATGTTGTAGACGTCAAGCGCAGTCTCAGCTCCTACGATGCTGTCCGACTGCAGGAGTTGAAGAAGCGGATGCTCGCTGGCGCACTGACCGTTCCTGATCTGCTCTATCAAGAGCATCACCGGCTGGCCGTTGAAGCCGTCCATGTCGTCATGCTCGACGCCCAGAATGGCAGTCGCGAAGCGTCCTCGGGTATCTGGCCTGTGAGCGATATCGATCACCTGCTTGGCGTCGAAGGTGCGGGCAAAGCGATCGCCTATCTGCGGCGGGCGTTTCAGACCGCAGTCGAGCAAGTCTGGCGTGAGGCGCTGCAACATTATCGTCGAGCGCGGGACTTGAGCGAGGACGATCGTCGGGCAGGGGCCATGCCATGGCTCGTGACCCAGCAACATGCTCCCGATGAGCGCATACTGTTCGGCAGTGACGATCGAATAGTTGGGGCTACAAGCACAAGCGAGCGACCTGAGATCCGCATCGGGTTTGCCAGTCTGCCAACCGTTCGGCTACAGGCGCTGAGCTAGGCCAAGTTATCGGCCGGCCAGCGCCGGCCACTTCCCCCATCCATCCATCTACTCATTCCGTAATTGCGACCGCGCATCTCAGATGCTGCGGCGGAGGAAACACGTCATGTCCAAACAACCCTCTGCAACCATCATTCCCTTCCCGATCCGCCCTGCCTCTCCGCCCAAAGCGGTCACGGAGACGACAGCTCATTCTTCAGCGCCCGTGACACCGACGCCGAAGAAGCTATCGCGAGCCCGGCAGTCCTTCGAAGCGCTGATGGCCCGTCCCGAAAGCTCATCGCCTGAAAACTGTATCCCATACCGGGCGTTTAACAAGCGGCAGACGGTCAGCCTCCCGATCGACCCCGCCTTCATTGTGCGCCAGGCCATTCATTGGACCCGTAAACGGCCAATCGCCTTGAGCAGCCTTCCTGACATGATCCGCAAAGATCTCGAGAAACTTTGCGCGGCAGGCGACCCGACCGGACTGATGGTCCGCGACTGGCTCGAAGGCAAAGGCCCGAAGCCTGTGGTTGAGGAGAAGGCATGATGGAGATCCTCACCGATCGCGTGACGCGATATCTGCTAC
This DNA window, taken from Peteryoungia algae, encodes the following:
- the wecC gene encoding UDP-N-acetyl-D-mannosamine dehydrogenase; its protein translation is MSFPKLKVSVIGLGYIGLPTAAVLASVGHEVVGVDVNADVVELINRGQIHIVETDLAGLVQGVVSEGRLRASATAQPSDVFVIAVPTPFKDGNEPDLRFVEQASRSIADVLRPGSLIILESTSPVGTTEKMAAWLSELRPDLAFPHESCAQPDVNVAYCPERVLPGSIITELVKNDRVIGGMTLECSSKARRFYETFVRGECFVTDSRTAEMTKLTENAFRDVNIGFANELSLICDQIGINVWELIRLANKHPRVSILNPGPGVGGHCIAVDPWFIVHSAPDVARLIRTAREVNDGKPLWVVDKVMKAVSDRLLVAERAKVACLGLSFKANVDDLRESPALEIVEALAGQGAAIDIMVVEPFIEHLPATLEGKAALAQFEQAVAEADIVVLLVDHRAFKTIDPSLLLGKVVVDTRGFWQ
- the wecB gene encoding non-hydrolyzing UDP-N-acetylglucosamine 2-epimerase, encoding MNYKKILVVFGTRPEAIKMSPVVKQLTSSGKYEVTVCVTGQHRGLLDQVLSLFSIVPDIDLDIMRSNQSLESVTEAVLQGVSGVIRERKPDLILVHGDTTSAFAAALAGFYNKVPVGHVEAGLRTGNINAPWPEEMNRRFVGQLASLHFAPTLNARENLLKEQVSPERVWVTGNTVIDALLSIVDKISKEPSVLSELFVAMPWLVNTSRNLVLVTGHRRENFGNGIQAVCRALKRIAAEQNADIVYPVHPNPNVMKPVHELLDGVPNIHLVPPMDYLPFVMLMSRAHIIITDSGGVQEEAPSLGKPVLVMRDTTERPEAVTAGTVRLVGVDEHKIFEETSRLLTDPSYYATMSMAHNPYGDGHASGRIMRVIEGDLGQYEFS